A genome region from Portunus trituberculatus isolate SZX2019 chromosome 18, ASM1759143v1, whole genome shotgun sequence includes the following:
- the LOC123505389 gene encoding uncharacterized protein LOC123505389, with the protein RPFGRLAVSLADNGFRKELRVTEDVEGLEEWQLTLLGGQGHLGAALEAGVEAGAVVFSAVLTTLLYRRAFLVAALLLSAALAIAVACVLQLVNEAWMDVTSLATALRFVGVFTVGCARLGLGVVTVEVTPTTSRASAVGLCAAQAAIGEILASFMTVMAKMTYPSVPWLVSAGGCLLAAILTLVLPETSGTTLPDVVDEAEVVGLAISGQVIKSCYAKYGRTPYWTELDGEASGENHQGSHCHNKPRRYTKRSEASFFSTTEEHNEVEIKSRDRPPSSPASHESSDSPSSLMSLVDVSRVNGNNSDTSDSSDNDVHTVMGRTNPNTEESPKTSESSHLKAIKIHQRPLPAIPDEANPLPSGQKDETNDSKDQNKNKEASPEATAFYEGSVENDFSMSVFSLKFRHIKRPISPTERKAKTDLHYTSSFSSTCTYRPRKTLIQECVSRHSFQDDESNSCSSSQCGRDSESQCGRDSEEGNADTIEPLQSISKEIYEDNDKEKEKEQLTDAQKYSKSRNTPHNLKLLYSSKTCTHKTKTTLAETEETLPSTFMHPSREQTSSNLNPEQSPEPKPQKRRYLPVTRLSKCDALPDTPYSRKGKALSKTHSARCSLRATDTGSGGQRREAGEPVFKAATGEWGTGKAEREEKATILRRINQIQSAMSGGKSKAAGKDATHNVDEIKTDERLV; encoded by the exons CGTCCCTTCGGCAGGCTGGCGGTGTCCCTAGCTGACAATGGCTTTCGGAAGGAGCTGCGGGTAACGGAAGACGTGGAGGGCTTGGAGGAATGGCAACTGACGCTACTTGGGGGGCAGGGTCACCTCGGGGCAGCGCTAGAGGCAGGGGTGGAGGCAGGGGCGGTGGTTTTTTCAGCTGTCCTCACCACCCTGCTGTATCGCCGAGCTTTTCTGGTGGCGGCTCTTCTCCTCAGTGCCGCCCTAGCCATCGCCGTGGCGTGTGTCCTGCAGTTGGTGAACG AGGCGTGGATGGATGTGACGTCTCTCGCTACAGCACTGCGCTTTGTGGGCGTCTTCACTGTTGGCTGTGCGAGGCTTGGGCTGGGTGTTGTGACGGTGGAGGTCACGCCCACCACCTCCCGTGCCTCAGCTGTGGGTTTGTGTGCCGCCCAAGCAGCCATCGGGGAGATTTTGGCGAGCTTTATGACTGTTATG GCTAAAATGACATATCCCTCGGTGCCATGGCTAGTCTCGGCCGGGGGATGCCTGCTGGCGGCCATCCTGACACTAGTGCTACCTGAGACCTCCGGCACGACCCTCCCTGACGTGGTAGACGAGGCTGAGGTGGTGGGCCTCGCGATCAGCGGCCAGGTTATTAAATCGTGCTATGCGAAGTACGGCAGGACGCCCTACTGGACGGAGCTTGACGGGGAGGCCAGTGGAGAAAACCATCAAGGAAGTCACTGCCACAACAAACCCAGGCGTTACACTAAGAGATCAGAAGCCAGTTTCTTTTCAACAACGGAAGAACATAatgaagtagaaataaaaagcagagatcgtcctccatcttctcctgcTTCCCACGAGTCCTCAGACTCTCCCAGTTCTCTCATGTCGCTGGTTGACGTGAGTCGAGTGAACGGTAACAACTCTGACACGAGTGACTCAAGTGATAATGATGTTCATACAGTCATGGGAAGAACGAATCCGAATACTGAGGAATCACCAAAAACTTCTGAGAGTTCTCATCTGAAGGCAATCAAAATCCATCAAAGGCCCTTACCTGCGATTCCTGACGAGGCAAACCCGCTTCCATCAGGGCAAAAGGATGAGACTAATGACTCCAAGGAtcaaaataagaacaaagaggCGAGTCCTGAGGCAACGGCTTTCTATGAGGGATCAGTGGAGAACGACTTCAGTATGTCGGTGTTTTCTCTCAAATTTAGACACATCAAGAGGCCAATTAGCCCCacagagagaaaggcaaagacAGACCTGCATTACACTTCGTCGTTCTCCTCCACGTGCACCTACCGACCCAGAAAAACACTGATCCAAGAATGTGTTTCCCGCCACAGCTTTCAAGATGACGAGTCGAATTCCTGCAGTAGTTCCCAGTGTGGAAGAGACTCGGAGTCGCAGTGTGGAAGAGACTCAGAAGAAGGGAACGCTGACACAATAGAGCCTCTACAATCCATCTCTAAGGAAATTTATGAGGACaacgataaagaaaaggaaaaggaacagctAACGGATGCACAAAAATACAGTAAATCTAGAAATACTCCTCATAATCTCAAACTGCTCTATTCAAGCAAAACATGCACTCATAAAACCAAAACAACTCTTGCTGAGACGGAAGAGACACTACCATCAACATTTATGCATCCTTCAAGAGAGCAAACAAGCAGCAATTTAAACCCAGAACAGTCACCTGAACCCAAACCCCAAAAAAGACGTTACTTGCCCGTCACACGACTTTCGAAGTGTGACGCCCTACCTGACACGCCCTATTCTCGAAAAGGAAAAGCTTTAAGTAAGACTCACTCAGCTCGGTGTTCCCTACGTGCCACAGACACTGGTTCTGGAGGTCAGAGAAGGGAAGCAGGTGAACCAGTATTCAAGGCTGCGACCGGTGAATGGGGAACAGGtaaggcagagagggaggaaaaagcaaCCATATTACGACGCATAAACCAAATCCAGAGTGCTATGTCCGGTGGTAAAAGTAAGGCAGCAGGAAAGGATGCGACACACAACgtggatgaaataaaaacagatgAAAGGCTAGTCTGA